In Salvelinus namaycush isolate Seneca chromosome 16, SaNama_1.0, whole genome shotgun sequence, the sequence GGAGGTAGCACCCTCCCAGCACACAAAGGCCCTTCAGTATGGAGTCCTGTTCTTCAGAGTGGCTTGAGAGTGGCCCAGTCTTAGCCTGCAGGACACAGATAAAACAAGACATGGTTTTCATTAAACGTATTTAATTTTAGACTTATATTTACTACTAGATTTTACAACTTAACCCTCCATGACTAAACAGAGACAGTAGCACTGGTATGTATGTAGTGTTTGACAGTTTGGTAGGGTGTTTACGTGAGGCAGGAGATGCAGCAGGGCATCTCCACACAGCGTCCCCACAGCCAAGGCTGTCATTGGACAGAGGAAGGAGCGTAGGCGGGCAGGGGGCAGAAGGGGAACCAGGCTCAAAGACAGCAGAGACGGCAGGCTGATCATAGCCAGAGCTAAGGAGCTCCATCCCAAAGCTTCGGgggaaaaaaaatattatattcaTTCTGCTTAAACAATAAGGTATTGTAGTTTCCAGGGTTATGTTAAGTCTTAGTGTATCCTAACTGTTAAGTTATGCTCCTGTGCTCCAAGTTGTAAAAGGCTACATTGCTTTTTAAAACATCCTATATCGATAAATCATTCCCTCTCATAGTTGGAATCTAGTTTCATAAATGCACCTTTGAGGAAAGTCACACTCCTTTCTGACTCCGCCCCATCAGTCTCTGGGTGGCGTAGACAAACACCACTTTCAATCTGGTACAGCAGAGCTGGgcacaggagggtgaagtgggcAGGAGTGATGTGGGGTGCCTTTCCCAGACCGAAATTCCACAAGAGCTGAGTAACATTCAGACACTGAAAAGGAAAGGGTTAAAAGTATTCAATGTCCACAGAAACTGTTTATGTAAGGGAATTGATTTGATAGCAGATTTTCACATTAACTCCCTTTAAATAACAATGTCAAATAAAAACCTGAGGAGGATAACATTTTGCCAAGAACAGTAAGCAGAATTTAGTTGTGAACTTTGTGCATTTGGCACAAAACATTAACCAGATCAATTGTCTTTTATTGACTACTCACGTTCCCATGAAGATGCCTCTGAGTGGGGTGATTTGACACAAGGGAGTTAAACATTCCTTGGACAGGAATAGAGTGTGCAATAGGGGATGACCACGGAAGGACCTCTTCCTTAATCACATTATCAGAGGATAATGTGGTGCCCTCTTTATAACTAGATCCAGCAGACCCTGATATCCCAGGCTGTGGGGTTCTTTCAGATGGGGTTGAGAAGAGGCAGCACAGTTTATTCAGGTGTCATTGCGTAACTAACTATTCATAACCGGATGAGCACAAATGCTAAACTTCCGTACTTCAAAAGTGGCTGTATATCTCTAACAATCATGGGATCAAATCAGTTGTAATATCTGTATCTCACCTGGCTGCGTTTGCAGAGGGGGGTGGTTGAACAGGCCTACTAGGACTGGGGGTGTCTGTTTCCTGATCGTCATGGTCATGAGATTGTGTATGAGGAGGGTGAGGTTGTGTCAGAGTGTTATGGTTGTGCCTCGACCCTCGGTGGCTGATCTCCAACACACTGACCTGCCCTAGTCCCAGGCTGCCCAGTAACTTCTGCAGGCCCTTATAGGTCAGGGTCCCATTGTCTCCATACTGATGGAACAGACGCTGCAAGTAGAAGACCTGGAAAAAAAGACAGGTATTTTACTTGAGTAAATGGACAGCTGAAATGATCAGAAAGAGCAATAATCATCAGTGGTAAAATACTGGCATTGTTAAACTATTAGAATAGGctattttatatttttaacaaTGCACAAAATAGATTTAGTGTTGTTGACAGCAGTGTCTCAACGGTTAACTTGTGACCATATCAACTCTAAATTACGTCATCTTCATAATATTGCTGTTAAGTTGTTGTAGCACTGATCTATTGAGGCCAAATTCAGATATTTCAGAGGCCTGGAGACAGTACAAACTGATATAGCCTGTCTTCCACAATAGTCTCACCTGCTCTTCAAAAGCCTCATCTAAATGTTCAGATGTCGACCCCTCTTGTCGGCTACCGTTTGATATCCTGTCTGTCATATTCCATGGTGTTTTCACTGTGCCACTGAGAGAAAGTCGCGCCCCTGCCCCAAACTCCAgcagaggcagacagacaaatAGTCCTACGGCGAGCGTCAGTAGAGGTGACATCCTATAAATTAACTGCAAAAATGAATATGAAGAGGCAAGTTCATTAAAATCAGGTACCGTGAAATGTCTCAATAACTCCTTAATGAATTTTGCCAGTTAGTTCATCATTTAGTCCGCAAAATTGAAACTGTTACGGTTGCTGAATGCCAAACATTTTACAGGTCAGCGAACCTACAAAACCTGACATTTCTTGGGGGCTTACAGGCAACTCACGTGGGTTGTTCGTTGTTGCTTTCACCAGTCTCGAAATACATCTTCTCTTGTCCTGCTGCTTAGAGGATTGAAGCGCCTGGGGGGAAGTCTTATTTTTTTTAGTTAATATTATAACGACTCTGTCATTTACAGCCGAGTCATGAAACAGATAAGAAAGGCCGCAAAGCATTGATAACAGCAATTGACCTACCTTCTCCAATGAAGCAGGATGAATTGCTCAAGCCAAGGCTCGTGAGAAATGTTCATAACCTCAGTATATCCATGTCCTGGCTAGAACAGAGTGGCAATAAAGAGAATAGCGTCTTTTTGTAGCCACTAACGGAGGCTAACTGCCATGTCTCGTTGGCCAAAGCATATGGGTAAATTAATGTTTTATCAACGCCGAAGGTCTGTATtaaacacaggtttaggagatcatatacgttttgttctatgagataatcttcattAGCCGTCACTTTTTGTCAATTTTGAAGTATTTATGTAATCAAAACAAgaacataaaggcttcataattcacaAATGTCATGTTAATTGACTGATTATCtcagaacaaaacgtataagatctcctgtgcatgttaacctcagaccttaaccacactgctaaccttatgcctaaccataaccttcAAATTAAGACCAATGATCCAGAGGTAGAAAATACAAACTAATTTCCATTTTTAGTCCTAAAAACGGAAACAAGTTATACTCTTGgttgttcagccattcctatggggggAAAGAATATAGTTTTGGGATAAACGCagaaaaataaggtctgaggttatcACAGGTTTAGGAGATCATATACATTTTGAGAAGATTATCTCATAGACCAAAATGTATTCCTTTCAAgttgtattagtcgtatgtacgggatacacatggtatacaccgtacagttaaatgcttacttgtaggttccttctcgacaatgcaaaaacaatacaaaataagaaaAGATACAAACATAAAGTGAATGGCTCAGTAAAatataataaacattttagcataagtataatataatatagtccaatatttgcacgtgttttggggaaggggggattgggaggcaagtgtttaaattctgcagtatttagcaatcacaataagagtctggtagcagcagatgtgatgtgtgtgtagcatgaacgtatgtgtgtgtgtgcttatgtgtgGAGAATCtaagcaggtggtcagtccagttcaagtgttcagcagtctgatggcttgtagatagaaactgtctctgagcctatTGGTATCAGtcctcatgctccgataccgtctgcccgacggtaagggagtgaacagctcgtggctggggtttgaggggtccttgatgatgctgtcCTCAGGCACCGTTTTGAGTAGATGTCCTGAATGGGTGGGAGCACGGTCCTTTTTCATCACCCACTGGAGGGCCTTGCGGTCATGGACGGAGTAATTCCCATACCAGGCCGTGATGCTAccgttcaggatgctctcgatgatgcagcggtagtatttggagaggatcCTGGTTGGCATACGGAATTTATTCAGCCACCTTAGGAAGTAGAGTAGTGGTGGTGCTGGTCAAGTTctcggtgatgtggacgccaaggaacttaaaactgctgACTCTCTTTACTGCAGTCCCGTTGATTGGGCAATGTTCCATcgtctgcttcctgaagtcaacaataaactcctttgttttgctgacattgagggagaggttggtgttctggcaccacaatgccagttcacttacctTTACCTCCTCCTATAGGCTGACTTGTCATTGTTGTttatcaggcctacaaccatGGTGTTGTCACTTGACAGctaacttgatgatggagttggtgttgtgcaaagccacgcagtcgtgggtgaacagggagtacatcagaggactgaggacacacccctggggggaccctgtgttaagagtcagtgtggaggtggtgttgttggatccagttgcagaaggaggtgtacAGACCCAGGGCTCTGAACTTGGTGTCGAGCTTGTagggaacaatagtgttgaatgctgaactgtagtcaatgaacaccattctcacataggtgttcctcttgtccagatgtgttagGGCCATGTGAATAGCAATGGAAATGGCATCTTACGTGGATCTATTGGAGTGGTAGGCAAATTTGAGTGGGTCCAGTGTGCTCTTATGCTGGCCTTTATGTGGGTCATGACCAGCATCTCGAAGCCCTTCATGATGAACGGTGTAAGTGTGATGGggctgtcatcatgaagtgcttcgagaggtTGGACATGTCCCAGAGGGCCAGATggtggtaggcctaatcaccgacgacgatgagacagcctatagggaggaggtcagagacctggcagtgtggtgccaagacaacaacctcttcctcaacgtcagcaagacaaaggagctgatcgtggactacaggaaacggagggcctgagcacgcccccattcatatcgacagggctgtagtggaccGGGTTGAGAGCTTTaggttcctcagtgtccacatcactaaggatctatcatggcccaaacacaccaacaaagttgtgaagagggctAGACAACACCTCTACCCccttaggaggctgaaaagatttagcatggacccttaaatcctcaaaaagttctacagttgcaccattgagagcatcttgactggctgcatcactgcttggtatggcaactcttggcatccgaccgcaaggcattacagagggtagtgcagacagcctagtacatcactggggccgagctcccggCCATCCAAAACATCTATACCAGGatgaaggctctaaaaattgacaaagactccagccacccaagtcatatactgttctctctgctaccgcagggcaagcggtaccgatgcaccaagtctggaaccaacaggaccctgaacagcttctaccccaaagccatacaactgctaaatagttagtaaacagtagcagcagcgtatgtcactatttaactatctgtcactttattcctaggtatatgtacatatctacttaaATTAACTTGTACCCCTGCATAtagactcggtactggtaccccttgtatatagccaagttatcgttactcattgtgtatctatcaTTACttttacgtgttttacttttctattatttctctttttttattattttctccctgcattgttgggaagggcctgtaagtaagcatttctctgtTAGTCCATGTCTGTTGTTTACGACACATGTGACaagtaaaatgtgatttgattagaCAAGTGTTGAGTTGATTGAATTTTCACAAGAATAATAGTCTAATTTTCTCAACCTTTCAGGTGATAGGCCTATTGTATGCAAGTCGTTATCATTTAAATGTTGAAGAATACATTACAGGTAAATAGTAAAATCTCTTAATGAAAGACAGGGATGAGTAGGCCTAATGGGATAATAGATTATGAGTTGGACGATGATAGTCAGAAAAGTCCAAAGAGGAGAATTCTGTCTTGAACCCCAGAGCCAGCACACCTTCTTTGCTGGTTCATCTACGGCCCATGGGAGCCAAAATATGATGGTGGTCTAGACCCAGGCCTGACAAGAGGCATAGTCACCTTCACACAAAAAAAAGAGAAAACAGAAGACAGTGCCCCAAATAGGTAGTCTTGCAAGGGACCTTAGGAGTCAGCCACTTCCACAGGAAGCAGGAGGCCCCGAAGGGCCCCAAGCTTAAGGGCCCACATCCAATGACCCACGTTGAATTACAAACCAGATTTAGTGATAATGGTCCCCACGATGAAATCGGGGACTGTGGATCTTTTTCCACCCCCATTCGTTTGTGTGTTAGTCACACGCGATATTTAAGACAGCACTGGCACGATTTGGAAGAAACTTGGATGAGTGATGCGTCTTGCCATAACGATCCTGCATGTACAAAATTGAACCGATTGGCCCAAGTCCGGAGCTATATAGTAATTAACTGAAATGTGTTAGTCACACGCGATATTTCACTTGGCTCAAGGGGGGGCGCTGCATCATTCGTGGGGGACGACATGTTCACTGTTGCCttgtttttattttcaataatatcaacagatttttttttttatacaattctttttcttacattttttaaaatatcatTGATTTCAATCATCTCTGACGCCCCCCTGTCGGGTTGAGGCGGAGTGGCTTGCTTGCTAAACCAGCAACAACCTACTTAGGCTAGCTGATGTGGCTGGAGGCTAGCTAGCTGTCAGCAGAGGTCTGAAATTACGGAAATTGTCATTCAATCATTTTGCTTGCTCTTCAAGGACGTAAGTGTTTATTCC encodes:
- the LOC120061234 gene encoding zinc transporter ZIP5-like, which encodes MPTRILSKYYRCIIESILNGSITAWYGNYSVHDRKALQWLIYRMSPLLTLAVGLFVCLPLLEFGAGARLSLSGTVKTPWNMTDRISNGSRQEGSTSEHLDEAFEEQVFYLQRLFHQYGDNGTLTYKGLQKLLGSLGLGQVSVLEISHRGSRHNHNTLTQPHPPHTQSHDHDDQETDTPSPSRPVQPPPSANAARTPQPGISGSAGSSYKEGTTLSSDNVIKEEVLPWSSPIAHSIPVQGMFNSLVSNHPTQRHLHGNCLNVTQLLWNFGLGKAPHITPAHFTLLCPALLYQIESGVCLRHPETDGAESERSVTFLKALGWSSLALAMISLPSLLSLSLVPLLPPARLRSFLCPMTALAVGTLCGDALLHLLPHAKTGPLSSHSEEQDSILKGLCVLGGCYLLFIFESLLGLRTHYKKVKRKRKQQNTTLNPDPERELTALQSPTVLEQTHSTEQHSHGHSHSPPGQEQVGMGSLVWMVVMGDGVHNLTDGLAIGAAFSQSLAGGLSTTIAVFCHELPHELGDLAVLMGAGWPVRRLVIFSAVSALLGFVGLLTGSVLGHQSAHISPWILTLTAGVFLYVALADMLPEMLHGDPGPMGPWTRFLLQNLGLLAGGAIMLCIALFEDHIAFYLGDV